The sequence GCGGCGCTGAGTTCGGCAGGTCTCGTGCGGCAGGGCACAGATTAGGCGGTGCGTCGGCTGCGGCAAATAGCCGGTTCCGGCGATTTTCAGGTGACCAGCGCGGAGCAGAGCGCGATGGTGGTTTAGATGTGGGGATTTACGCAATTCGGGAGCGACGAGCCGCGCTCCCGAATCGGTCTTGTGCGAAGAGCGGTGTTATTCGAGCGCCGCGGCCGGACCGAAGAACTCGTAGCGGCTTTGCGACTCCGGCACGCCGACCGCCTTCAGATGCTTCTTCATGGCTTTCATGAAGGCGATCGGGCCGAGAAAATAGACATCGACGTCGCGCGTTGTCGGCAGCCAGCGATCCAGCCGCGCCTCGTCGAGATAGCCGATCCCGTGCGCGTCGGCGTCCTGCGCGCGGCGCTGTTCATAGCAGTAGAAGCGCTTCAGTTGCGGATGACGCGCGGCCAGTTGATCGATCGTGTCGCGGAACGCATGCACGCCACCGTGCCGCGCCGAATGGATGAAATGCACCGGACGTCCGCTGCCGAGCGCAGCCTGCAACATCGCCAGTGTCGGGGTGATGCCGACGCCGCCGCTGATCAGCACGAGCGGTTTGTCGCCGGGTTGAAGGGTGAAATCGCCGGCCGGCGCGAACAGGTCCAGCGTATCGTTTTCGGCGATCTGCTCGTGCAGGTAATTCGACACCTTGCCATTCGGCTCGCGCTTTACGCTGATGCGGTACTCGCGGCCATCGGCCATGGCCGACAGCGAATAGTTGCGGCGCACTTCAACGCCGTCTATCACGAGCCGTACGCCGATGTACTGGCCAGGCTCGAACGCGAGCAACTCGCGGCCGTCGTCGGGCCGCAGATGGAACGACGTGATCTCGTCGCTCTCGCGCACCTTGCGGGCCACGCGGAACAGCCGCGTGCCGCGCCATCCGCCCGGCGCCGCTTCTCTGCTGGCGTACATCGTTTCTTCGATGCCGATCAGCAGATCGGCGAGTTGCTGATACGCGGCGGCCCACGCTTCGATCACCGCGTCGGTGGCGATCTCCGCGCCGAGCACTTCGCGGATGGAGCGCAGCAGGCACTGGCCGACAATCGGATAGTGCTCGGGCAGGATATTCAGCGCGACGTGCTTGTTGGTGATTTGTCCGACGAGGCCGCCGAGTTGATCGAGCTTGTCGATATGGCGCGCGTACATCAGCACGCCGTTGGCGAGGGCGCGTTGCTGCGCGCCGCTGGCCTGATTCGCCTGGTTGAACAGCGGGCGCACCTCGGGATGCTCATTGATCAGCAGGTCGTAGAAGTGCGTGGTCAGCGCTTCGCCGCCGCTTTCGAGAAGCGGCACGGTGGCTTTGACGATGGCGCGATGGTCGGGGGAAAGCATGGATGAGTCCTCGTGGTGAGTGGATGACGGGCCGCGACGCGGCCGATGCCTTCTCTATCCATGTTTCGTGCCAGGTGTAAAATCCAGATAAATCAACGAGATAATTTTTGATATGGTCGATTCGACTCTGGTTAAAGAGACTCCATTAGCAGTCGGATTGACTGCGCGGGCGGTGCTGGACGTGCTGACGCCGCTGATCCAGGATCTGTCGCGCGAGCTGTCCGACAGCGAGCGCTTTCGCCGCTTGTTGAGCAGCCTGCGCACGCTGTTTCCCGGCGACGCGGCGGCGCTGCTGCGCCTTGAAGGCGACACGCTGGTGCCGCTCGCCATCGACGGCTTGAGCAGCGATACGCTCGGGCGGCGCTTTCGCGTCAGCGAGCATCCGCGCTTCGCGCAATTGCTATCGCGACCCGAGCCGACCCGGTTCGCCGCCGACTCCGATTTGCCCGACCCCTACGACGGCCTGGTGCAGGGCGTGGCGGGGCATCTCGAGGTCCACGATTGCCTGGGCTGTCCGCTGTTGATCGGCGGCCGCCCGTGGGGGCTTCTCACTCTCGACGCGTTGAACCCGGCACGCTTCGACGCGATCGATATGGCTTCGCTGCAGGCCTTCCTGAGTCTCGCGGCAGCGACCGTCAGCGTGGTGGAGCGCATCGACACGCTGGCGCGCACCGGCGAAGAAGAGCGGCGGCGTGCCGAAGCGTATCGGCAGGCGAGCGGCCAGAGCCGTCGCGAAATGGTCGGCAGCAGCGAGTCGCACAAACATCTGATCGAAGAAATCGAAGTGGTCGCCGGCAGCGATCTGACCGTGCTGATTACCGGCGAGACCGGGGTCGGCAAGGAACTCGTGGCGAACGCGATTCACGCGCTGTCGTCGCGGGCCGGCAAGCCGATGATCAGCCTCAACTGCGCGGCGTTGCCGGATACGCTGGTGGAAAGCGAATTGTTCGGGCATGTGCGAGGCGCGTTTTCCGGCGCGTCGTCGGACCGGCGCGGCAAATTCGAACTGGCCGACGGCGGCACGCTGTTTCTGGACGAGGTCGGCGAATTACCGCTCGCCGTGCAAGCCAAGTTGTTGCGCGTGCTGCAAAACGGTCAATTGCAGCGCATCGGCTCGGATCACGAACACAAGGTCGACGTCCGCCTGATCGCCGCGACGAATCGCGATCTCGCCGAAGAGGTGAGGGCAGGTCGCTTTCGTGCCGACTTCTATCACCGTCTCAGTGTCTATCCGTTGCGTGTGCCGCCGTTGCGCGAACGCGGCCGGGACGTGTTGTTGCTGGCGGGCTTTTTCCTCGAAGAAAACCGCTCGCGTCTCGGCTTGCTGAGTCTGCGTCTCGCGGCCGACGCGCAAGCCGCGCTATTGCGTTATCCCTGGCCGGGCAACGTGCGCGAACTCGAACATCTGATTGGACGTAGCGCGCTCAAGGCGCTGGCGAGCAATCGCGAACGTCGGCGGATTCTCACGCTGAATGCGGCGGATTTCGCTTTTTCCGGCGCGCTCGGCGGCGAACCGCAGGAAGCCGTGCCGGCCATCGTGGAGAAGGATTTTCGCAGCGCGGTGACGGCGTTCGAACGGAGTATCGTGGTCGAGACGTTGGAGCGGCATCAGCAGAATTGGGCGGCGGCGGCGCGTGAACTTGGCCTCGATCGCGCGAACCTCAACCGGCTCGCGAAGCGGCTCGGCTTGAAGTAGCGCGGCCTGCCGGGAAGCGGGCGTGGCGCGCATCCCAGGTTAGACTTCGTGGATGGAAAACATCGATCTAACCAGCGTGGTTCGTCGGCTGTCGCCGGGAACGCAATTCATCGCCGGCAAGCCGGCCGATGAAGACGTGTGGACGTTCAACGGAGAAGCAGATGAGCAGTGAAAAATCGAAGCGCGCGCGCCGCGCCGCCGAAGACCTTTTCGGCGGACTGCCGGCCAAGGGTTCGACGGCCGCGAGCCGTCCGTCGAACCCTTTCGGCGACCCCTTCTCCAACTCAACCAGTTTCGTGCCCGCTGACGACCTGCTGGTCACCTTACCGGCTGAAATGGAACTGCCGCCTGGCTACGCCGATTCAGCGGCCATGCGCGACGCGCTCACGCGCGCCTGGCGGATGGACTGGATCAAGGTGGGGAAAGACGTGTGCGTCGTCAGATTGCCGGTCGACTGGATCGCGGACAAATCGGTGGACGGTGTGCTGCGCATCAAGGGCGGTGGAATCGTGCGCGCCGAGGGTCGGCTGGTGAAAGGCGCCACGCTGTTGATCCTGCCGCGTTACTACCTGAAGGCGGAGTTCCACGACCTGAACGAACATTGCCGGATCGTCGTGCGGGACCGTGCGCGCAACAACGCCATCCTCAAGGAATCGTTCTGGGACACCCGCAGCGGCCCGAATCATCCGCAGTGGAAGGTGTTGTCCGACTGGCTCGACACGCAATTCCCCGCGCACCGTGATCCGCTCCGCTATTGGGACGATTGCGAAGACAACGTTCGCTCTGCCTGAGTCGCGCATTGCCATGTCGCATCTGAAATACCTGACCGGCTATCCGGCGTCGCTGCAAGAGAAGGTCAAGAAGCTGATCGCCGACGAGCAACTCGGCGCGTATCTCGCCGAGCGTTATCCGAATACGCACGACGTGCAAACCGACCGTGCGTTATACGCGTACTGCGCCGATCTGAAGCGCGAACATTTGCGCAGCGCGGAGCAGATCGACAAGGTCACATACGACAGCAAGCTCGACGTCGTGCGTCACGCGCTCGGTCTGCACACCAGCATTTCCCGCGTGCAGGGCGGCAAGCTGAAGGCGAAGAAGGAAATCCGCGTTGCGTCGCTGTTCAAGGCGGCGGCGCCGGAGTTTCTGAAAATGATCGTTGTCCACGAACTGGCGCATCTGAAGGAAAGCGATCACAACAAGGCTTTCTACCGTTTGTGCGAGTTCATGCAGCCGGGTTACCACCAGATCGAATTCGATTTGCGTCTGTATCTGACGCATCGCGACCTGGCGAAGAGCCAGGTCGCGCGCTCGATGCTTTAGGTTTTAATTAACCCTCAAGCCTCAAGCCTCAGGCCGCCACGGCCTCGTGCGTTTC is a genomic window of Paraburkholderia bryophila containing:
- the hmpA gene encoding NO-inducible flavohemoprotein, translated to MLSPDHRAIVKATVPLLESGGEALTTHFYDLLINEHPEVRPLFNQANQASGAQQRALANGVLMYARHIDKLDQLGGLVGQITNKHVALNILPEHYPIVGQCLLRSIREVLGAEIATDAVIEAWAAAYQQLADLLIGIEETMYASREAAPGGWRGTRLFRVARKVRESDEITSFHLRPDDGRELLAFEPGQYIGVRLVIDGVEVRRNYSLSAMADGREYRISVKREPNGKVSNYLHEQIAENDTLDLFAPAGDFTLQPGDKPLVLISGGVGITPTLAMLQAALGSGRPVHFIHSARHGGVHAFRDTIDQLAARHPQLKRFYCYEQRRAQDADAHGIGYLDEARLDRWLPTTRDVDVYFLGPIAFMKAMKKHLKAVGVPESQSRYEFFGPAAALE
- the norR gene encoding nitric oxide reductase transcriptional regulator NorR, yielding MVDSTLVKETPLAVGLTARAVLDVLTPLIQDLSRELSDSERFRRLLSSLRTLFPGDAAALLRLEGDTLVPLAIDGLSSDTLGRRFRVSEHPRFAQLLSRPEPTRFAADSDLPDPYDGLVQGVAGHLEVHDCLGCPLLIGGRPWGLLTLDALNPARFDAIDMASLQAFLSLAAATVSVVERIDTLARTGEEERRRAEAYRQASGQSRREMVGSSESHKHLIEEIEVVAGSDLTVLITGETGVGKELVANAIHALSSRAGKPMISLNCAALPDTLVESELFGHVRGAFSGASSDRRGKFELADGGTLFLDEVGELPLAVQAKLLRVLQNGQLQRIGSDHEHKVDVRLIAATNRDLAEEVRAGRFRADFYHRLSVYPLRVPPLRERGRDVLLLAGFFLEENRSRLGLLSLRLAADAQAALLRYPWPGNVRELEHLIGRSALKALASNRERRRILTLNAADFAFSGALGGEPQEAVPAIVEKDFRSAVTAFERSIVVETLERHQQNWAAAARELGLDRANLNRLAKRLGLK
- a CDS encoding M48 metallopeptidase family protein, producing the protein MSHLKYLTGYPASLQEKVKKLIADEQLGAYLAERYPNTHDVQTDRALYAYCADLKREHLRSAEQIDKVTYDSKLDVVRHALGLHTSISRVQGGKLKAKKEIRVASLFKAAAPEFLKMIVVHELAHLKESDHNKAFYRLCEFMQPGYHQIEFDLRLYLTHRDLAKSQVARSML